In Onthophagus taurus isolate NC chromosome 6, IU_Otau_3.0, whole genome shotgun sequence, a genomic segment contains:
- the LOC111420676 gene encoding bublin coiled-coil protein, translated as MVTQEMHPKETENNGEENTIEDEEMDEDYEDMTEEEFNSINSQLDELSSALDDMEQKNDDIHAQLLELLEANRAVRKQMQEQTGTTKDSSKNE; from the exons ATGGTAACTCAAGAAATGCATCCAAAAGAAACTGAAAATAACGGTGAGGAAAATACGattgaagatgaagaaatggATGAGGATTACGAAGATATGACGGAAGAAG aGTTTAATTCGATAAATAGTCAATTGGATGAGTTAAGCTCGGCGTTGGATGATATGGAGCAAAAAAACGATGATATCCATGCCCAGTTGTTAGAATTACTTGAAGCTAATCGAGCTGTTAGAAAGCAAATGCAAGAACAGACTGGAACTACAAAGGATAGTAGTAAAAATGAATAg
- the LOC111420674 gene encoding LOW QUALITY PROTEIN: nucleoside hydrolase-like (The sequence of the model RefSeq protein was modified relative to this genomic sequence to represent the inferred CDS: substituted 1 base at 1 genomic stop codon), with translation MKRIILDCDVGTDDALALLILLKADQEKLVKIEAICCSMGNTSIENVCINVMRLLQITKRTDIPVYRGVKDELIKHAKLKTNFHGNDGFGDLSVDVEPNLDLIKSEPSPIGMYSIAKKLNGDVSLMVLGPLTNPALTISXLFPDFTELLHEILIMGGNYKAIGNITKTAEYNFHVDPEAAHIVLNDSKCPITILPWETCLKPKITFDWRWNVFGKINLRPIQLLTEAERNIYTHKKDFEYWLPCDAFLAAAFVNTACLQLTKSFHATVELHGYETRGQLILDHNKNEKDNVVIITKINENVFKNVLMNLSTLNIL, from the exons ATGAAGCGTATAATATTAGATTGTGACGTCGGCACCGACGATGCCCTAGCTCTTTTAATACTTCTAAAAGCAGACCAAGAAAAACTGGTTAAAATCGAAGCCATTTGCTGTAGTATGGGAAACACTTCGATTGAAAACGTTTGCATAAACGTCATGAGACTTTTACAAATAACAAAACGCACAGAT ATCCCTGTTTATCGAGGAGTTAAAgatgaattaataaaacacgccaaattaaaaacaaattttcatgGTAATGATGGTTTTGGGGATCTTTCAGTTGATGTGGAACccaatttagatttaattaaatccgaACCAAGTCCAATTGGGATGTATTCAATtgcgaaaaaattaaatggagaTGTTTCTTTAATGGTTTTAGGACCATTAACAAACCCAGCATTAACAATTTCCTAGTTATTTCCCGATTTTACAGAATTActtcatgaaattttaataatgggTGGAAATTACAAAG ccaTTGGAAATATAACGAAAACTGCGGAATATAATTTTCACGTTGATCCAGAAGCTGCTCATATAGttttaaatgattcaaaatgTCCCATCACGATATTACCCTGGGAAACTTGTCTAAAACCCAAAATAACGTTTGATTGGAGATGGAACGTATTTGGAAAGATTAATTTAAGGCCAATTCAACTTTTAACAGAAGCTGAAAGGAATATTTATACccataaaaaagattttgaataTTGGTTACCTTGTGATGCATTTTTAGCAGCTGCTTTTGTGAACACTGCATGTCTTCAATTAACCAAGTCATTTCATGCAACTGTAGAATTACATGGATATGAAACAAGGGgccaattaattttagatcataataaaaatgaaaaagataaTGTTGTGAttattacgaaaattaatgaaaatgtttttaaaaatgtcttgATGAATCTGTCaacattaaatattctttaa